TATTACGAATTACAAACAAAGGATGAATGATGAAAATTAATTACACTTGGAAACACCTAGACCGCTCCGAAGCTGCAGAAACATACGGCAATGAAAAGCTGGAACGTGTAACAAAATATGTTGGGAAGGTATTGTCATGCGACGTATCTTTCGAAACCATCCACGGAGAAATCCACGCCAACCTCAAACTCAACGCAGACGGAAACCATTTCAACGCTCATAACGAATCCAAGGATATTTATGCATGTATCGACGGATTGGAAGACAAAATTCTCTCTCAAGTGGGCAAACACCACGACAAAAAAAGCTCTCGCTAAGATAGCGTAGTCCAGAAACTCTCTCCGAGGATGTTCCAAAAATCAGACGAGGCACTACATTCTCTCTCCCTCGGAGAGTTCGAAAAAGCAAAATCGGTTTATTCCGTACTTTTAGACAAAGATCCGGAAGATTTGGAATATATAAGCGGCTACTTCGTGGCAAGTTTCTGGGACAACCGACTGGACCTTGTTTTGCGAACCAGAGAGGGAAGAGACCGGGGGAATCTACTTCTCGAATATTTTTCCCTATTTGAAGAAGAATCTAAAAAAAGAAATCTGGATACTACAGAACCATACCACACCTGTATGAGGTGTGTTTTGGAAGAAGCAGCCCAACATTTGAAACTTGCCTACCAATGGGAAGGTGCCAATGCACTCGACTCGGAAACATTGGGAGATCTCGCGGTATGTCTTATCAAAATCGGAGACTACAAAACCGCTCTCGAAATCATCCAATATTCCAGCGGAAGAAACCGTTTTTCCCCGAATCTAAAGTTTTTCCTCGCGGAAAGTTACTGTATGACCGGTAAAGAGAAAGAAGGAATCGAAACATACAGATCCGCTTTTCTGGACGATCCCAATCAATTCCGAATGGATCTTGTTAGCTGGCCTCCCCTTTTGTCCCTCATCGAAGAAGCTAAAACCTTGGTAAAAACCGAAGATGAACTAAAGGAAATTCTGCCGGTTCTCGCTTGGAAAAGCGGTTTATTTGCGACGGGAAAAAGAGAAAGCATAGAAGATATCAAATCCTGGCAAAAAGAGATCGCAAGACTCAGTGAATCTGCAAAGAAAGGAAGCGGTTATAGTTTTAAAATCAAATGTAGAATCGAACAATACGCCTACTTTATTATAGAAACGGCACCGCAAGCAATTGCCAGGGATGCCGTTTTATTTGCGCAAAAAATTCTGGAAGAGATTTAATTAACGTTCGGTAGCAGCTTCAATCAGATAGTGGATTTCCTCTGCGGCACTTCCCCTACCCGTATTCAAATAATAAGTTTCCAATTCCTTTAAGCCGCTGATCGAAGCCGGTTCCGTTTTCAAACGATTGATGAATTCTTGTTTTTGATTGCCTGCGCTCAAATCAATGCTAGTCGGCTCATTCAAATAGGAAGTATTGTCGATCACCACTCCTGCCGAATCATTGAGTTTGATTTCTGTAGAAGAATACCGACTTGCAAAAACAACCACAAGACTAAGTAACATCACTGTGGAAAAGGAGTATTGAAGGTTTCTATTTTCGAGAATGTTTTTGATAAACAAAAAGCGATTTGCGCCAGGAGATTCGATTCTTTCGTTTTGGAGCAGATTGGCAAGTCTGGTATCAAAGTCGGAAGACATACGCGGCATGATGGTTTCTTCTTTTTTCCGCAGTTCCCTGAATAAATTGCAGAGATGGGATTCGAGAACTACCGATTCTTTTTCATCGGAAAATAAGTGGGGGTACTGCGCACGTAACCAATTTCTAATATTCATAATATTACTTCTCAAAAAACCCTTCTCCTCTTTCGTCTTTGAGGATTAAGTGTTTTAGAAACTCCTTCGCTTTAAAGAGACGACTTTTGACTGTTCCTACATTCGTTTCCATAATTTCGGCAATCTCGTTGTAGGAAAGATTTTCGAAATAACGGAGTTCTAAAACTTGTTTGTAGGAATCTTCCAACTGGCCAATCTTATCCATTAGATAACTTGACTCTTCAGAAAGTTCTAATTTTTTTTCATAACCCATTCGATCGTCTACAAATTGGTTATCCCCGGAATCATCCATGGGTTTTTCTTTGCCGCGTTTGCGTTTTGCGAGCAAATCCTTCGACTTATTGACTACAATCCGGTAAAGCCAGGTATAAACTCCTGCTTCTGCGCGAAAATTCTGAATCGAACGATAGCCGGAAATCAATGCTTCCTGAACGATATCTTCCGCATCATCGGAGTCTTTGACCATGGAAACTGCCTTACGGAACAGCCTCTCCCGAAAAGGAGAAACAAGTGTCATGTAGGCGGTAGGGTCCCCCGATTTGATCTTTTGGAGAAGGATTTTTTCCTTATCCCGGAGGGTCATATTTTTGCCTTCTAATGGACGTGGCATTGGAGCAAGTATTGTTTTGGCGTTAAATAATTCAATGTTTTTAGGGACAGAGAAAGCCATCTTACCTCTGCTTTTGCAAACTTTCTAAATCCTATGGAACATTTTTTCCAAATCATAACGGGTAAGTTTGATGAGAGTAGGACGGCCGTGAGGACAAAGAGAAGGATTTTCGCAATAGGAAAGCCTTTGCAATAACTCTGCAATGATCTGATCGGAAATCTGATCTCCTTTTTTCACTGCAGAACGACAAGCCACGCATTTTGCCATCTCATCGTATAACTCGGATTCATCCTTGTCCGCTTTTCGTTCGAAAAAATCAAGAATGGTTTCCTGTTCTTTTCCGGGATCGATATAACTGGGAACTTCCCGGACGAGGATTGTTCCTCCCGAAAAAGGTTCGAGAAGTATCCCCAGTTTTTCCAAAGACTCACTGTGTTTCAGCGCGTCTTCCGCCTCCTCTTTTGTCATCTCGATCCGAATCGGAGTCAAAAGAGGTTGTGCCTTATATGCTTTTTGTTTTAGATCGCGAAGCACTTCTTCATAACGAATCCGTTCATGAGCTGTATGTTGGTCTATGATATAAAGTCCGTCTTCCGCTTCGGCCAGGATAAATGTTTCGAAAATAATTCCGTAATGTTTTTTAGGAACGAAGGAATTGTGTTTTTTAGGATTGTCGCTTAACTGAAATAAGTTGATCCCCGGTTCCACTCCTTCCAAAGAATAATGGGATCGAAACGGCAAAGTGGAAGGAAGTCCTAGACCAGGGCTTTCTCCGGCTCCGGTTGCAAATCCAAAACTCTGCCTGTTTTCCTCAGCCCTTTCATAAGGAATCGGCATGGAAAGTCGGCGACGCATTTCCAAAAACTCTACAGGAGTGGAAGAACGTAAAACATTCTGGATCCCTTGGAAGAGTAGCCCCGTAATTGTTTCTTCCGACAAGAAACGAACTTCTTTTTTCTGAGGATGCACATTTACATCCAGATGTTCAGGGGGAATTGTAAAAAATAAAAACGCGTAAGGATGTGCTCCCGAAGGTAACAACTCTCCGTAACATTTTTTTAAAATTTGAGAGCTGAACTTAAGTTCTACGGGACGTTTGTTCACATAGAAATACTGTCCCGTTCTATTGGATTTGTAAAAATCCGGATGAGAGATCCAACCTTCCAGGACAACTCCGTTTCTTTCTATACGAACGGGGAGTAGATGGTCTCTTAGGTTTTCACCGAATACGGAAAGCACTCTTTCGAAGTGGGATTCTTTCGAAACATTCAAAACCTCTTTTCCGTTTTGCACATAACGAAAACCGATCGACGGTTCTGCGAGAGCCGTGACTTGCACCCTGTTTCTGTTTTTTTTCTCCTCACCGATCTCGGATTTGAGAAATTTGCGGCGAACGGGAGTGTTGTAAAACAAATCCCTGATTTCGATTTTAGTTCCCCTGAAATGAGGAATCATTTCCTTTTCTTTAATCTTTCCGTCTTCCACATGAACCCGAAAAGCAGTTCTACCTTCCCCTATACCGCTATCAACGGTTAAATGGGAAACGGAAGCGATCGAAGCGAGCGCTTCTCCGCGAAATCCGAATGTGTATACATTTTCCAGATCCCGGAAACTTTGAATTTTGGAAGTCGCATAACGCTGAACTGCCAAAGGCAAATCCTCTTCGGAAATTCCATGCCCGTCATCGGAAACTATGATTTTACTGAGACCCGCATTTTCCGTGAGGATCTCAATTTTCTCTGCTCCTGCATCGATTGAATTTTCGAGTAGTTCTTTGAGGATGGAATGAGAGGATTCGATCACTTCTCCTGCGGCGATCTGATTGATCAAGTCCGCAGAAAGAGTTTTGATTATGCCCATATATACAAGCTAAGAATTCGGGCGTGCTTGGTCAAATTAACAGTTTTGGCAACGACCGATGATATTGATGTCTACGTGTTCCACTTCAAATCCAAGATGCTGGAATTCCAAGTTGGGAAGAGTGACCGATGGAATATCCATCACCATTCCACAAGAACGGCAAATCAGATGGGAGTGTTTGTCCAGGAATGCATCGTAACGAACGGAGTCGGATTCGATATTGAGTTTATTTACCATTCCATTATCCACTAGATATTCCAAAGAATTGTAAACGGTAGCAAAACTGATTCGGTCTGCTTTCGAACGTACCGATTCGAAAACCATCTTTGCCGTAGGATGGTCTTTTCTCTCCATTAGGTCCTGGAGCACAAGTTCTCGGTGTTTTGTCAGAGTTTTCATGAAGTCTAATTTCCTCTTCGGCCCTACTATAGATTAGAATGGTTCCCGTCAAAAATGGTCAAATTGATTTTCTTTTTCAGAATGATTCCAAATCCTGTAAATTTAGAACTAGGAGACGACAAAGAATGGCAGTTTCTTCCGAAAAATTTAAAAAAGCATTATCTCTTTGGGCAAGTGGCGTTTCCGTAATTTGTTACGAATCAAAGGCAAAAAAAGGCGGAATTACGGTTTCCAGCTTTAGTTCCGTTTCCCTGGATCCCCCTTTGGTACTCTTTTGTTTGGACAAAAATAGTCCTGCAAAAGAGGCAATCGAGTCCGCAAATGCATTTTCGGTGAATATTCTCAGTTCGGAACAAAAACAAATTTCCGCTGATTTTGCCTCTAGTTCCCTGGACAAAGAAGAAGTTTTAGCAGGTCAAAACCCAATTCGCCTGGTCACCGGTGCTCCCGTTCTGAACGGGACCTTAGCCTCCCTGGATTGTTCTTTGTTTCAAATTTTAGATTCAGGCGACCATTGGATCATGATCGGACATGTGGAAGACAGCAATTCAAACGAAAATGCTCCCCTGCTTTATTTTAACCGAAACTATCATACGATTTAAGGAAATCTCTTACGAATGGAAAAAGATTCTGTAACACTGAAGGACGCCAAAGAACACGGGTTAACCGAAGATGAATTCAATCAAATTCAAAATATTTTAGGAAGAGTTCCCAATTCAACAGAGCTTGGAATTTTTTCCGCCATGTGGTCGGAGCATTGTTCTTATAAAAACTCCATTCTGAAACTGAAAACACTTCCCACAAAATCGGACAAACTACTCGCTGCGGCGGGAGAGGAAAACGCGGGAGCCATGGACATTGGAGACGGACTTGCAGTTGTTTTTAAAATAGAAAGTCACAATCACCCGACCGCAGTAGAACCTTACCAAGGTGCTGCAACCGGTGTGGGCGGAATCATGAGAGATATCTTCACCATGGGTGCAAGACCGATCACCTCCCTCAACTCACTCAGGTTTGGTGAACCATCTGAGCCTCGCAATAAATATCTGCTTTCCCGCGCAGTCAAAGGAATCGGAGATTACGGAAATGCTTTGGGAATTGCCGTGGGAGGAGGAGAATTATTCATCCACCCTACTTTCACAAAAAATCCTCTTGTCAATGCGATGACCGTGGGAATCGCCAAACACGACCAGATGGCGTCCGCGTCCACAAGCGGAAAGGTAGGACACAAAGTATATATCGTAGGCGCAACCACAGGACGCGACGGAATTCACGGAGCATCTTTTGCTTCCAAAGATTTGTCCAAAGAATCGGAAGAGAAAAGATCCGCAGTACAAGTGGGAGATCCGTTTATGGAAAAACTTTTAATGGAAGCTTCTCTCGAAGCCATCCAAAAGAAAGTGCTCGTCGGTATCCAGGATATGGGTGCAGCGGGAATTTCCTGCGCCACTTCCGAAATGAGTGCCAAAGGCAAAACAGGAATGGATGTGGATCTGGACAAAGTTCCTCTCCGCGAATCGGGGATGAACGCTTACGAGATCATGTTGTCCGAGTCCCAGGAACGGATGTTAGTGGTTCCCGTGGAAGGCAAAGAAAAGGAACTGAGTGAAATTTTTCATAAGTGGGGACTTGCTTCCGTAGAAATCGGAACGGTCACCGGAGACGGAATGATCCGTATCAGAAAGGACGGAAAATTAAAAGCGGAAATCCCGGCGGAATCGCTTGTTCTCGGTGGCGGTGCTCCCAGATACGTACGGGAAGAAAAAAGACCAGCTTACCTGGATCAGGTGCAATCTTTTTCAGAATCTTCCATTCCCGAGATTTCCCTGGACGGGGCGCATTCTTATTTACCTAAGTTTTTGGCTTCCTGGAATTTATCCTCTCGTAGGCCCATATACGAACAATATGATACCGAAGTGGGGCTGGTAAAAGTAGTTGCTCCCGGTGAAGACGGAGGACTTGTACGTATTCCTGAAACGAAAAAAGGGATTGCCGTAGCAACAGATTGTAACTCCCGTTATACTTACCTCGATCCAT
The nucleotide sequence above comes from Leptospira kobayashii. Encoded proteins:
- the hpf gene encoding ribosome hibernation-promoting factor, HPF/YfiA family, which gives rise to MKINYTWKHLDRSEAAETYGNEKLERVTKYVGKVLSCDVSFETIHGEIHANLKLNADGNHFNAHNESKDIYACIDGLEDKILSQVGKHHDKKSSR
- a CDS encoding tetratricopeptide repeat protein; translation: MFQKSDEALHSLSLGEFEKAKSVYSVLLDKDPEDLEYISGYFVASFWDNRLDLVLRTREGRDRGNLLLEYFSLFEEESKKRNLDTTEPYHTCMRCVLEEAAQHLKLAYQWEGANALDSETLGDLAVCLIKIGDYKTALEIIQYSSGRNRFSPNLKFFLAESYCMTGKEKEGIETYRSAFLDDPNQFRMDLVSWPPLLSLIEEAKTLVKTEDELKEILPVLAWKSGLFATGKRESIEDIKSWQKEIARLSESAKKGSGYSFKIKCRIEQYAYFIIETAPQAIARDAVLFAQKILEEI
- a CDS encoding RNA polymerase sigma factor; protein product: MPRPLEGKNMTLRDKEKILLQKIKSGDPTAYMTLVSPFRERLFRKAVSMVKDSDDAEDIVQEALISGYRSIQNFRAEAGVYTWLYRIVVNKSKDLLAKRKRGKEKPMDDSGDNQFVDDRMGYEKKLELSEESSYLMDKIGQLEDSYKQVLELRYFENLSYNEIAEIMETNVGTVKSRLFKAKEFLKHLILKDERGEGFFEK
- the mutL gene encoding DNA mismatch repair endonuclease MutL, which translates into the protein MGIIKTLSADLINQIAAGEVIESSHSILKELLENSIDAGAEKIEILTENAGLSKIIVSDDGHGISEEDLPLAVQRYATSKIQSFRDLENVYTFGFRGEALASIASVSHLTVDSGIGEGRTAFRVHVEDGKIKEKEMIPHFRGTKIEIRDLFYNTPVRRKFLKSEIGEEKKNRNRVQVTALAEPSIGFRYVQNGKEVLNVSKESHFERVLSVFGENLRDHLLPVRIERNGVVLEGWISHPDFYKSNRTGQYFYVNKRPVELKFSSQILKKCYGELLPSGAHPYAFLFFTIPPEHLDVNVHPQKKEVRFLSEETITGLLFQGIQNVLRSSTPVEFLEMRRRLSMPIPYERAEENRQSFGFATGAGESPGLGLPSTLPFRSHYSLEGVEPGINLFQLSDNPKKHNSFVPKKHYGIIFETFILAEAEDGLYIIDQHTAHERIRYEEVLRDLKQKAYKAQPLLTPIRIEMTKEEAEDALKHSESLEKLGILLEPFSGGTILVREVPSYIDPGKEQETILDFFERKADKDESELYDEMAKCVACRSAVKKGDQISDQIIAELLQRLSYCENPSLCPHGRPTLIKLTRYDLEKMFHRI
- a CDS encoding Fur family transcriptional regulator; this translates as MKTLTKHRELVLQDLMERKDHPTAKMVFESVRSKADRISFATVYNSLEYLVDNGMVNKLNIESDSVRYDAFLDKHSHLICRSCGMVMDIPSVTLPNLEFQHLGFEVEHVDINIIGRCQNC
- a CDS encoding flavin reductase family protein — its product is MAVSSEKFKKALSLWASGVSVICYESKAKKGGITVSSFSSVSLDPPLVLFCLDKNSPAKEAIESANAFSVNILSSEQKQISADFASSSLDKEEVLAGQNPIRLVTGAPVLNGTLASLDCSLFQILDSGDHWIMIGHVEDSNSNENAPLLYFNRNYHTI
- the purL gene encoding phosphoribosylformylglycinamidine synthase subunit PurL, encoding MEKDSVTLKDAKEHGLTEDEFNQIQNILGRVPNSTELGIFSAMWSEHCSYKNSILKLKTLPTKSDKLLAAAGEENAGAMDIGDGLAVVFKIESHNHPTAVEPYQGAATGVGGIMRDIFTMGARPITSLNSLRFGEPSEPRNKYLLSRAVKGIGDYGNALGIAVGGGELFIHPTFTKNPLVNAMTVGIAKHDQMASASTSGKVGHKVYIVGATTGRDGIHGASFASKDLSKESEEKRSAVQVGDPFMEKLLMEASLEAIQKKVLVGIQDMGAAGISCATSEMSAKGKTGMDVDLDKVPLRESGMNAYEIMLSESQERMLVVPVEGKEKELSEIFHKWGLASVEIGTVTGDGMIRIRKDGKLKAEIPAESLVLGGGAPRYVREEKRPAYLDQVQSFSESSIPEISLDGAHSYLPKFLASWNLSSRRPIYEQYDTEVGLVKVVAPGEDGGLVRIPETKKGIAVATDCNSRYTYLDPYQGAAWAVCESARNVASTGATPYGVTNNLNFGNPYIPENYYVFSECVRGLGDACRYLGLPVTGGNVSFYNESPEGPVFPTPTIGMVGLIDDVSRGLHTYPKVSDKSGLSLFLVGHFDPSIAGSEYLSVFHKQDTGKIPNFSLEKEKNTIDTLLSLHKAGVIASAKDLSLGGILVALAKIAIQGNIGLNVDLSSLQAVTKRIDSLLFGETGSSFIVSAKTTDGPKIKDEFAKKGLSSYSIGNFSKEGELNLTLKEGKSNWKITDIAFRFEEGLAGTFS